One part of the Leclercia sp. LSNIH1 genome encodes these proteins:
- a CDS encoding fimbria/pilus outer membrane usher protein has product MQSACAEEYFNPALLEVDNPSMKGVDLSSFARGAQVPGKYRVEVVVNGQTVDTREIAFRSVATTRGDNRLQPCLSPGLLQSYGVKTDRFPGLDTESECVELAAIPQASADFIFGAQKLLLSFPQAALTSQARGYVAPEMWDEGINALLLNYSLSGDNTWGRNSTTNNSHSEYANLRPGINMGPWRLRNYTTWRRDNDGKAQWDSVYTYAQRNIIPLKSQLTLGDSSSPSDVFDSIPFRGGQLASDDEMLPDSQKGYAPVVRGIARTNAQVVIRQDGYIIYQSYVAPGAFEITDMYPTGGAGDLTVSVKEADGSEHDFVVPYASVPVLQREGRLKYSLTGGQYRPSDSEVEKRPLMQGTAIYGLPQGLTLYGGIQVSRPYHAWALGIGKNMGTIGALSVDVTQAWSNPASMSKSSGQAWRVRFSKNFTDTGTNFSATSYRYSTAGYYAMQEVLDADGESDSLQDRRRNRAEMTLSQTLGPAFGSLTGSAIREDYWNADKTMSSYSVSYNNAWNGITWGLSYSYSNNASAAGSGGGKTYDKDRILALNISIPLDRFLSHTWASYSLNTSKKGNTTQTVSLSGTALEENALDWSMQRGYSNNAAGRTGNLSADYHGTYGEVTGGYSTDENMQRVNYGLNGGILVHANGMTLAQPFGETIALIKAPGASGVGVSGQTGVRTDFRGYTVASNVSPYRKNSLSLETETLPDDVELQLTTQTVIPTRGAVVSAKYIANVGIRVLMTLTRGNGLPVPFGTTVTLARDKNSRGFIVGDQGQVYLTGLENSGELIARWGQAADEQCRVNYVLHESAINSGVVLSNEICK; this is encoded by the coding sequence ATGCAGAGCGCCTGTGCAGAGGAGTATTTTAATCCGGCACTGCTGGAAGTCGATAATCCCTCCATGAAAGGCGTTGATCTCTCATCCTTTGCGCGTGGTGCGCAGGTGCCAGGGAAATATCGCGTTGAGGTGGTTGTTAACGGTCAGACGGTGGATACACGCGAAATTGCATTCAGATCGGTTGCCACGACCCGGGGTGATAATCGTCTGCAGCCTTGCCTGTCGCCAGGTTTGCTACAAAGTTATGGCGTCAAAACCGATCGCTTCCCCGGGCTCGATACCGAAAGCGAATGCGTAGAACTCGCCGCCATTCCTCAGGCGTCTGCCGACTTTATCTTTGGTGCGCAAAAACTGTTGTTGAGTTTTCCGCAGGCCGCACTCACTTCCCAGGCGCGCGGCTATGTTGCGCCGGAAATGTGGGACGAGGGGATTAACGCCTTGCTGCTGAATTACAGTCTCAGCGGCGATAATACCTGGGGCAGAAACAGCACGACGAATAACAGCCATAGCGAGTATGCCAACCTGCGCCCGGGTATCAATATGGGGCCCTGGCGTCTGCGAAATTATACAACCTGGCGCCGGGATAACGACGGCAAAGCGCAGTGGGATTCGGTTTACACCTATGCCCAGCGCAACATTATCCCCCTGAAAAGCCAGCTGACGCTCGGCGACAGTTCATCGCCTTCCGACGTTTTCGACAGTATCCCTTTTCGCGGCGGTCAGCTGGCCTCTGATGATGAGATGCTGCCGGACAGTCAGAAAGGGTACGCGCCCGTGGTTCGCGGCATTGCGCGCACGAATGCCCAGGTAGTTATCCGCCAGGATGGCTACATCATTTATCAGAGTTATGTTGCCCCGGGCGCATTTGAAATTACCGATATGTATCCCACCGGTGGCGCCGGTGATTTAACGGTTTCCGTTAAAGAAGCGGACGGCAGCGAACATGATTTTGTGGTGCCCTATGCCTCTGTGCCTGTTCTGCAGCGAGAGGGGCGGTTGAAGTACAGCCTGACGGGCGGTCAGTATCGTCCCAGTGACAGCGAGGTTGAAAAGCGTCCGCTGATGCAGGGCACCGCCATTTATGGTCTGCCTCAGGGCTTAACACTCTATGGCGGCATACAGGTATCTCGCCCATATCACGCCTGGGCCCTTGGCATCGGTAAAAATATGGGAACGATTGGCGCCTTGTCAGTGGATGTCACCCAGGCGTGGTCGAACCCTGCCTCGATGAGCAAATCAAGCGGGCAAGCCTGGCGCGTACGCTTCAGTAAAAATTTCACCGATACCGGAACCAATTTTTCGGCGACCAGCTATCGCTACTCTACGGCAGGCTATTACGCAATGCAGGAGGTGCTGGATGCCGACGGCGAGAGTGATTCGTTGCAGGATCGTCGGCGTAACCGTGCTGAAATGACGTTAAGTCAGACGCTGGGGCCCGCCTTCGGCTCCCTCACCGGCAGCGCAATCCGTGAGGATTACTGGAATGCTGACAAGACGATGAGCTCATACAGCGTCAGCTATAACAACGCATGGAACGGCATTACCTGGGGGCTGAGTTATAGCTACAGCAATAATGCGAGCGCAGCGGGCAGCGGCGGGGGGAAAACGTACGATAAAGATCGGATCCTGGCATTAAATATCAGCATTCCGTTGGATCGTTTCCTGAGTCATACCTGGGCCAGCTACAGTCTGAATACCAGTAAAAAAGGAAACACAACCCAGACGGTGAGTCTGAGTGGCACGGCGCTGGAAGAAAACGCCCTGGACTGGAGTATGCAGCGAGGGTATAGCAACAACGCAGCAGGTCGTACCGGTAATCTTAGCGCTGACTATCACGGAACCTACGGCGAAGTGACCGGCGGTTATAGCACTGACGAAAATATGCAGCGCGTCAACTACGGCCTGAATGGGGGGATTTTGGTTCATGCCAACGGGATGACGCTGGCTCAGCCTTTTGGCGAAACCATCGCGTTGATTAAAGCCCCGGGCGCGTCGGGCGTGGGCGTCTCTGGCCAGACCGGCGTGAGAACGGATTTTCGCGGTTATACTGTCGCCAGCAATGTCTCGCCATATCGCAAAAATAGCCTGAGCCTGGAGACGGAAACGCTACCTGATGATGTTGAACTGCAATTAACGACTCAGACCGTTATTCCTACTCGCGGTGCGGTGGTCAGCGCGAAATATATCGCTAACGTGGGGATCCGTGTATTAATGACCCTGACACGGGGAAATGGGCTGCCCGTTCCCTTCGGAACTACGGTGACCCTTGCCCGAGACAAAAATTCTCGCGGATTTATTGTTGGGGATCAGGGCCAGGTTTACCTCACCGGACTCGAAAACAGCGGAGAGCTCATTGCACGCTGGGGCCAGGCAGCGGATGAACAATGCCGCGTTAATTATGTGCTTCATGAATCTGCAATTAATTCCGGAGTGGTATTAAGCAATGAAATATGCAAATAA